The Myxococcales bacterium genome has a segment encoding these proteins:
- a CDS encoding ferrous iron transport protein A: MLSAAPSPLSPADAPVTPRAATRALPDAPFGQWVRICGFTLPETERRWIESLGLCQGEDLMVLRKGVFGGPLHVRTGVGAEFAIAEAQAAGIRVEGAPRGPEGRAP, from the coding sequence ATGCTCTCCGCCGCGCCATCGCCCCTGAGTCCCGCGGACGCCCCGGTGACCCCTCGAGCGGCCACGCGCGCCCTGCCCGACGCGCCTTTTGGCCAGTGGGTGCGCATCTGTGGCTTCACGCTGCCCGAAACGGAACGCCGGTGGATCGAAAGCCTGGGCTTGTGCCAGGGCGAGGACCTCATGGTGTTGCGCAAGGGCGTGTTCGGAGGCCCCCTGCACGTCCGCACGGGCGTGGGCGCCGAGTTCGCCATCGCCGAGGCGCAGGCCGCCGGGATCCGGGTCGAGGGGGCCCCGCGGGGACCCGAAGGCCGCGCGCCGTGA